The sequence TCATCCGCGACGAGGCCGTGCACGGGTACTACATCGGCTACAAGTACCAGCGCGGGTTGGAGAACGAGTCGGCGGAGCGCCAGCAGGAGCTCAAGGACTACACCTTCGAGCTCATGTTCGAACTGTACGAGAATGAGGTCCAGTACACCCATGACCTCTACGATTCCGTCGGCCTGGCCGAGGACGTCAAGAAGTTCCTGAACTACAACGCCAACAAGGCCCTGATGAATCTCGGCTATGAGGGGATGTTCCCGTCCGCCGTCACCGACGTGAACCCGGCCATCCTTTCGGCGCTGTCCCCGAATGCCGATGAGAACCATGACTTCTTCTCCGGCTCCGGCTCCTCCTACGTGATCGGCAAGGCCGAAACCACGGAAGACAATGACTGGGATTTCTAAGCACGACGGAAAGCACTGACAGCCGTCCGCCGACGGCGCGCATAGGGACACCGGGTCCACCCCTGAGGGCGACCCGGTGTCCCTTTGTCTTGTCTCGGCTTGGCCTGTCATCAGCGTCAGCCGCGGAGTGAACTCTGTGTGAAAGCTGAGACCAAAGGGACAAAAGTGATTACAAGTCAATAAACGCTTGATAACCTAACTGTGGCGTGGAGGGGAAACCCACGTCCACGTCCATCGCTCTGCACCACTTGAGGGAAAAACTGACATGTCCCGGACGCTCCACCCTGTTCTGAAGGCCGGTGCCGCCGCCGCCCTGGCCCTCACGATCACCGCCACCACCGTCCTTCCGGCCACGGCCATGCCCGTGGTACCGGACACCACTGCTGCTTCGGCGGTGACCACCGCCACCAGCGAGAATACCGCTGACCCGGCCGTCGAGTCAGGTGAGGTGGCCTCCGAGGTCAAGGGCGCCGAGGAACAGTCCATTGCCCTCGGTGGCATCGACCCCGAGGCACTCCCCGAGGTTCCGGACACCCCTGAGTCGACTCCGGCTCCTGACGTGACGGACGCCCCTGAATCGCCAGGTCTTGAGAGCACCGAGACGTCTGACAGCACCCAGACGCCTGACAGCACGCCGGCTCCCTCGGTCACGGATGCCCCCGACCTTGCCGAGCCGTCGGCGTCCTCGACACCCGAGGCCAGCGAAGCTGTCACCGAGCCCGAGGCCTCGCTGATGTCCGCGACGCTTTCGACCCTCTCGACCCCTGTGTCCGGCACCACGTCACAGGCGACGGGCAGCGAGTCCCAGCCCTCCGACGTCGTGATCCGGGAACTTCGGGCCAAGGCGGACGGCTCCGCCGCCGCTACCGACACCGCCTCCGGCACTGCCGCCGACGCTCCAGCCGCTCCCGAGGCCGAGGAACTGACCGACTCCGTCTTCAACGGCGCCATCTCGTCCACGCAGGAGGTCGAGGTCGAGCGGATCGCAACCCTGACCCAACCGGTGGAGACCATGGACTTCATCGTCGCGGGCGTGACGTGGGACATCACGGAGGCGGACCAGGTCACTGAAGTGTCCCTGCGCGTACGTGAGGCGGGGGAGTGGACCGACTGGAACAGCATGGAGATCCACGACGGCGATGAGGCGCCCCATGCGGACCGCGTGGGCACCGAGCCGTTGATCTCCAGCGGTGGCGATGCCATCCAGGTCCGGGTGACCACGGCGGACGGCGAGGTTCCGGCCGGCCTGGAGCTTGAGCTCATCGACCCGGGCACGGCCGAGACCGACGGCAAGCTGGAAGCCGCTTCCGCCGCCTCAGGGGATCTGGCGGAGATCGAGCAGCAGGCCGGCCTGGCCAGCGAGGCATCGGCGCAGTCCGCCCAGGTTGCGGCGGCCGTACCGGCCGCCTCCCTCGGCACGGGCCATGCCGCAACCTTCGTCCCGGCCGTCCATGAACAGCAGGGACTGATCACCGGGACCGCACAGGCGACCGCCACGGCCACGAACACCTCGGCCGATGCGATCAAGCCGAAGATCATCACCCGCGCGCAGTGGGGAGCCGATGAGAGCAAGGTCAAGGACTGGGGGACCCCATCGACGGACCTCCAGGCGATGTACGTGCACCACACGGCAGGGTCGAACAACTACTCCGCCTCCGGCGCCTACGCCCAGATCCGCGGCATCTTCCAGTATCACGCGGTCTCCCTGAACTGGGGAGACATCGGCTACCAGTTCCTGGTGGACAAGTACGGCAACATCTTCCAGGGCCGCCGCGGATCGATCGAGAAGCCCGTCCAGGGCGCCCAGGCCGGCGGGTTCAACACGGACACCATCGGCATCTCCGCCATGGGCGACTATGACATCGCCTCAGCACCGGCACCCATGGTGCGGGCCATCGAAAAGGTCCTTGCCTGGCAGGCCTACCGGTATGACGTGAACCCGACGGCGAACGTCACGCTGACTCAGCGGGGTAACGCCGCCTCCGCCCGTTGGTCTGATGGCAAGCGCGTCAGTGTCCCCACGATCCTGGGGCACAAGGTCACCAACACCACAGCCTGCCCCGGGCGGTACCTGGACGCCCAGTTGCCGACCATCCGCAGGAACGTGGACCGCCTGGTGGACGCTGCCAAGGTCAATGTGAAGCCCGGAACGCCGACCCTGCCGTCCAATCACTACCGGTTGAGCAGTCCGGGGACGCAGGCCACCGCGTACTGGAATGCGGTCTCCGGGGCGGATCAGTACCAGATCATGTATCGCGCCGTGCCGCAGGGTGGCGGGGCGATCTCCAACCAGGCGTGGATCGCCGGCAAGACCGTGACGGGCACGAGCACGCTGCTGTCCAACACCCCCGGTGAGACGGCCCAGTACGCCGTCCGGGCCCTTCGCGGCGGAGTCGCCGGTGCCCAGCGGTACCTCGGGCAGCACACCGCACCGCTGAGCTGGTCCGATGCTGACATCTTCTACGGCAACGGAACGACGAGGGTCTCCGCGGGCGTCCAGGCCGACGCCACGGGGGAGGCCATCCGGATCGAGAACGCCGGCCAGGCTGACCGGGTCGTCGTCACGGCCCAGGTGGCTTCTGGGACGGCCAACATCCGAGTGGAACGCGGAGGCAAGAGGGCGGGCCGGCTACAGATCAGGGCCGGCGGTCCGACCGTCTGCGCCATCAATGTGGGCCAGGGCTCCAACATCCGCCTCGAGTTGGAGAACAACGCCACGGTGACGTACACCTCGGTGGCCCTCACCCGATCAGGGCAGACGCAGGATCTGGCCATGACGGCCAGTCGGTGTGACGCCACCTTCTCCGACATCGACACCGATAACGCGGCCTTCCAGGCGGTGGACTGGATGAAGTGGAGCGGGATCTCGAACGGCTATGTCGGGGACAACACGTACCGGGCGGGCCGCAGCATCAGCCGCGGAGAGTCGGTGGCCTTCCTGTACCGGTACATGGATCCGAACCACACCCCCGCGTCGAAGCAGCCGTTCAAGGACGTGGTCAAGAGCCACAGCTTCTACGGCGCCATCAGCTGGGCCAAGGACTCGAAGGTCGCGCTTGGCCACGCCGGTGGGGAGTTCGGCGTCTATGAGAATGTCACCCGCGGCGAGTTCGCGTCCTTCCTGTACCGGACGGCCAAGCCGAAGGGAACCACGCCGAAGGTCAAGTCGTTCAAGGACGTGCCCGTGGGCAGCACCCACCACGCCGCGATCGCCTGGATGAAGGACGCCGGACTCACCACCGGCTATACGGACGGCAGCTTCCGTCAGCACCAGTCCATCACCCGCGGTGAGGTCGCACGGATCCTCTACCGGTTCGACCAGGGCCGGTAACGGCCGCGGGCATCCGGGCACCTCGGCACGGTTCTGGCAGGATGGAGGGCATGACTTCTACCACCATGGCCGGCGGTTCCGGCATCGAGGGGCACGACGTCGGCGCCAACTTCCAGCGGTCCTCGCCTCCCAGCGTGGTGGACGGGGTGCGTACCTCCGAGTTCGACTCACTGGTCCACGCCCAGGGCACGTGGCGAGACGACGAGCTCCACATGGCTCCGGTCTCCGGACTGATGACGGCAGAGATCCTGGCCCACGATCCGCGTCCCGAGCTGCGGTTGGCCCGGTTGTCCTTCGAGATCCT comes from Citricoccus muralis and encodes:
- a CDS encoding S-layer homology domain-containing protein, producing MSRTLHPVLKAGAAAALALTITATTVLPATAMPVVPDTTAASAVTTATSENTADPAVESGEVASEVKGAEEQSIALGGIDPEALPEVPDTPESTPAPDVTDAPESPGLESTETSDSTQTPDSTPAPSVTDAPDLAEPSASSTPEASEAVTEPEASLMSATLSTLSTPVSGTTSQATGSESQPSDVVIRELRAKADGSAAATDTASGTAADAPAAPEAEELTDSVFNGAISSTQEVEVERIATLTQPVETMDFIVAGVTWDITEADQVTEVSLRVREAGEWTDWNSMEIHDGDEAPHADRVGTEPLISSGGDAIQVRVTTADGEVPAGLELELIDPGTAETDGKLEAASAASGDLAEIEQQAGLASEASAQSAQVAAAVPAASLGTGHAATFVPAVHEQQGLITGTAQATATATNTSADAIKPKIITRAQWGADESKVKDWGTPSTDLQAMYVHHTAGSNNYSASGAYAQIRGIFQYHAVSLNWGDIGYQFLVDKYGNIFQGRRGSIEKPVQGAQAGGFNTDTIGISAMGDYDIASAPAPMVRAIEKVLAWQAYRYDVNPTANVTLTQRGNAASARWSDGKRVSVPTILGHKVTNTTACPGRYLDAQLPTIRRNVDRLVDAAKVNVKPGTPTLPSNHYRLSSPGTQATAYWNAVSGADQYQIMYRAVPQGGGAISNQAWIAGKTVTGTSTLLSNTPGETAQYAVRALRGGVAGAQRYLGQHTAPLSWSDADIFYGNGTTRVSAGVQADATGEAIRIENAGQADRVVVTAQVASGTANIRVERGGKRAGRLQIRAGGPTVCAINVGQGSNIRLELENNATVTYTSVALTRSGQTQDLAMTASRCDATFSDIDTDNAAFQAVDWMKWSGISNGYVGDNTYRAGRSISRGESVAFLYRYMDPNHTPASKQPFKDVVKSHSFYGAISWAKDSKVALGHAGGEFGVYENVTRGEFASFLYRTAKPKGTTPKVKSFKDVPVGSTHHAAIAWMKDAGLTTGYTDGSFRQHQSITRGEVARILYRFDQGR